A stretch of Pseudoprevotella muciniphila DNA encodes these proteins:
- a CDS encoding ribose-phosphate pyrophosphokinase, which translates to MNSNFIVFSGTNSRYLAEKICKELDCPMGKMQTTFFADGEFEVCYEEIVRGRDVFLVQSTFAPADNFMELLLMIDAAKRASAKSINAVIPYFGWARQDRKDKPRVSIGAKLVADILGVTGIDRLITLDLHADQEQGFFNVPVDHLYASSIFLPYVKSLNLENLCIATPDVGGSKRANTYAKYLDCPLVLCNKQRKKANEVATMQIIGEVEGMDVVLVDDMVDTAGTIAKAANLMLENGANTVRAIATHCIMSGPADERIENSALTEMVFTDTIPYKGTCSKVKQISCSKLVADTIRCVMENRSISDQYLI; encoded by the coding sequence ATGAATTCCAATTTCATCGTATTTTCAGGCACTAATTCGAGGTATCTTGCCGAAAAGATCTGTAAGGAACTTGATTGTCCTATGGGCAAGATGCAGACCACTTTTTTTGCAGATGGCGAGTTTGAAGTTTGCTACGAAGAGATTGTCCGTGGTCGCGACGTGTTCCTTGTCCAGAGCACATTTGCTCCAGCCGACAATTTCATGGAACTTCTACTGATGATTGACGCTGCCAAGCGTGCTTCTGCAAAGAGTATCAATGCCGTCATTCCCTATTTCGGCTGGGCGCGTCAGGACCGCAAGGACAAGCCACGTGTATCGATTGGTGCGAAACTTGTTGCAGACATTCTGGGTGTTACGGGCATTGACCGCCTGATTACATTAGACCTCCATGCAGACCAGGAACAGGGTTTCTTCAATGTTCCCGTTGACCATCTTTACGCTTCTTCGATTTTCCTGCCCTACGTTAAATCGCTGAATTTGGAAAATCTCTGCATTGCTACGCCAGACGTTGGCGGTTCCAAGCGTGCCAACACCTACGCCAAGTATCTGGACTGCCCGCTGGTGCTCTGCAACAAACAGCGCAAGAAGGCGAACGAGGTGGCTACCATGCAGATTATTGGTGAAGTTGAGGGCATGGACGTGGTCCTTGTGGATGACATGGTGGACACCGCTGGCACGATAGCCAAGGCTGCGAACCTGATGCTGGAGAATGGTGCTAACACTGTACGTGCCATTGCCACTCACTGCATCATGTCGGGTCCTGCCGACGAACGCATTGAGAACAGCGCCCTGACCGAGATGGTATTTACAGACACTATTCCATACAAGGGTACTTGCAGCAAAGTAAAACAGATTTCATGCTCTAAACTTGTGGCAGATACCATCCGCTGCGTAATGGAAAACCGCAGTATTTCGGACCAATACCTGATATAG
- a CDS encoding RtcB family protein, producing MNVKLINNRPVKIWTDEVEESAMRQIENLTTLPFLFHHLAIMPDVHAGMGMPIGGVLACKNAVIPNAVGVDIGCGMCAVKTNWKVDEIPTVVLRKEIMKGIRERIPLGMNHHAEAQDEKYLPQGHDIDKLKEVKGRQHAIRFEVGTLGGGNHFIELQKDEEGTLWIMIHSGSRNLGKQVGDYYNKVAAELNERWYSVVSPELKLPFLARETKEFGMYWSEMNYCIDFAFCNRKLMMERIEEVLADTLEGIEFEPMINIAHNYAAIEHHFGCDVIVHRKGATLAREGVIGIIPGSQGTASYIVEGLGNPDSFCSCSHGAGRALSRKMAIQKLDMNKEIAQLEAKGIVHAIRNQDDMQEASGAYKDIETVIANEADLVKVKTRLLPVAVIKG from the coding sequence ATGAATGTAAAGTTAATCAACAACAGGCCCGTCAAAATTTGGACGGATGAAGTGGAAGAGTCGGCAATGCGTCAGATAGAAAACCTCACGACACTACCTTTCCTCTTCCACCACCTCGCCATCATGCCCGACGTGCATGCAGGCATGGGGATGCCTATCGGTGGGGTGCTCGCATGTAAGAACGCTGTTATACCCAACGCCGTTGGGGTGGACATCGGATGTGGAATGTGTGCTGTAAAGACCAATTGGAAAGTGGACGAAATTCCAACCGTGGTACTGCGAAAGGAAATTATGAAGGGAATACGTGAGCGCATACCACTGGGAATGAACCACCACGCTGAAGCACAGGATGAAAAATACCTGCCCCAGGGACATGACATCGACAAACTCAAAGAGGTGAAGGGACGTCAGCATGCCATACGCTTTGAAGTAGGCACCTTGGGCGGGGGCAACCACTTCATCGAACTGCAGAAGGATGAAGAGGGAACGCTTTGGATAATGATACACTCCGGCTCACGCAACCTTGGAAAGCAGGTGGGAGATTACTACAACAAAGTCGCTGCCGAACTGAATGAGCGATGGTATTCTGTGGTATCTCCGGAACTCAAACTGCCTTTCCTCGCGCGTGAAACAAAGGAGTTTGGTATGTACTGGAGTGAAATGAACTATTGCATCGACTTCGCCTTCTGCAACCGGAAACTCATGATGGAGCGCATAGAAGAAGTATTGGCAGACACCCTGGAAGGTATAGAATTTGAGCCCATGATCAATATCGCTCACAACTATGCCGCCATTGAGCACCACTTCGGCTGTGATGTCATAGTACACCGTAAGGGGGCTACACTGGCAAGGGAAGGGGTCATTGGTATCATACCAGGTTCGCAGGGCACGGCGTCATATATAGTAGAAGGACTGGGCAATCCTGATTCCTTCTGTTCATGTTCACATGGTGCCGGGCGTGCGTTGTCGCGCAAGATGGCAATTCAGAAACTTGACATGAACAAAGAAATCGCCCAACTCGAAGCCAAGGGTATCGTGCACGCTATTCGTAACCAGGATGATATGCAGGAAGCGTCCGGTGCCTACAAGGATATCGAAACGGTCATAGCAAACGAGGCAGACTTGGTAAAGGTGAAAACCCGACTCCTGCCAGTTGCCGTGATCAAGGGCTAA
- a CDS encoding DUF4270 domain-containing protein: MKSKVFLLAVVLLGLVACDDTTEDIGASVLPEIDKVETTNATYQVISRSVMADSVLANTSNAYLGAIIDPETHAMTQCSYMAQFNIQEDFRFPDKQLMNCDENGRPIIDSCEIRIFMSQYYGDSLSTMKMRIRELDRNKIMEEGCNYYTDFKPQDYLGENPAVDKTIAYAICDLGDNTTQATSTSYRNIRVKLPVEYGRYIVEKYYENPQYFENAYQFIHNVCPGFYFETVGGVGALVCSPVTTLSIYFRYYENNNAERNLVAGYQRMAATEEVIQNTVIDNDIPLSLVNPDNDYTMIKSPAGIYTEVELPVSDIVAGEHYNDTINNATLVFRRYNSESYSLYSLEPPTTLVMLKKAEMYNFFEEGKLPDNINSFYADFSNNAYSFTNIARLIQNMKQTRDNGAGVLPTDTESKRNAKYQAWESANPDWNKVVLMPVKAEYTTVTAYYQTNKVLTRMRNELGLSSVKIEGGLTNAPTMTVVYSNFNNK; the protein is encoded by the coding sequence ATGAAAAGCAAAGTATTTCTGTTGGCAGTAGTCCTATTAGGACTCGTTGCCTGCGATGATACTACGGAAGACATAGGCGCCAGCGTCCTGCCGGAAATCGATAAGGTGGAAACAACTAATGCCACCTACCAAGTCATCTCACGTTCTGTAATGGCTGACTCCGTGTTGGCGAACACCAGCAACGCATACCTCGGAGCAATAATCGACCCGGAAACACATGCCATGACGCAGTGCAGTTATATGGCGCAGTTCAACATACAGGAGGACTTCAGATTCCCTGACAAGCAACTGATGAACTGCGATGAAAACGGAAGGCCGATTATCGACTCTTGTGAAATACGCATATTCATGTCGCAATACTACGGCGACTCGCTCTCAACTATGAAGATGAGAATAAGAGAACTCGACCGTAACAAAATAATGGAAGAAGGCTGCAATTACTATACTGACTTCAAACCGCAAGACTACCTCGGAGAAAATCCGGCAGTGGACAAAACCATTGCATACGCCATTTGCGACCTCGGAGATAATACCACACAAGCCACTTCCACATCATATCGGAACATCAGGGTGAAACTTCCAGTGGAGTATGGCAGATATATTGTAGAGAAGTATTATGAAAACCCGCAATACTTCGAAAATGCATACCAGTTCATACACAACGTATGCCCGGGCTTCTATTTTGAAACAGTAGGTGGAGTAGGGGCACTCGTCTGCTCCCCGGTAACGACGCTGAGCATCTATTTCAGGTATTATGAAAACAATAACGCCGAAAGAAATCTCGTAGCAGGCTATCAGCGTATGGCTGCAACAGAGGAAGTCATACAGAATACGGTCATCGACAACGATATTCCGCTCTCACTTGTCAATCCCGACAATGATTACACAATGATTAAGTCGCCCGCCGGAATATACACCGAAGTGGAACTCCCCGTCTCCGACATCGTGGCGGGAGAGCACTACAACGACACTATCAATAATGCTACACTCGTGTTCCGCCGCTACAACAGCGAATCATACAGCCTTTATTCATTAGAGCCACCCACAACGCTCGTCATGCTCAAAAAGGCGGAGATGTACAACTTCTTCGAAGAAGGGAAACTGCCTGATAACATCAATTCATTCTATGCTGATTTCTCCAACAACGCATACAGTTTCACCAACATCGCACGCCTCATACAAAACATGAAGCAGACGCGAGACAATGGCGCAGGCGTGTTACCAACCGACACGGAATCGAAGAGAAACGCTAAATATCAGGCATGGGAAAGCGCAAATCCCGATTGGAACAAGGTGGTATTGATGCCAGTGAAGGCGGAATACACCACAGTTACTGCCTACTACCAAACAAATAAAGTGCTAACACGAATGAGAAACGAACTCGGACTCTCCAGCGTGAAAATTGAAGGGGGACTGACTAACGCACCAACAATGACTGTCGTTTACAGCAACTTCAATAATAAGTAA
- a CDS encoding glycogen/starch synthase, with protein MDVKKVLFINQEMSPYLPSSLMSDTGRYLPQAIQQSGCEIRTFMPKWGCINERRNQLHEVIRLSGMNIIIDDTDHPLIIKVASISAARMQVYFIDNDEYFRKRGMIAEADGKECPDNLERAVFYARGVIETTKKLCWVPDVVYCQGWMAAIAPYLLKTAYKDDPAFANAKVVFAAYEDFPKLQPQPNFPNCLNFKTATSKDVEKKGIKLDEPDALWKLAVEYADALIVGEEGVNEELIKMAQEKNLPILMKPAAENMGESYGNFFNALG; from the coding sequence ATGGACGTAAAGAAAGTTTTATTCATCAACCAGGAAATGTCGCCTTATCTACCATCGTCTCTGATGTCCGATACAGGTAGATACTTACCCCAAGCCATACAGCAATCAGGATGTGAAATACGTACATTCATGCCAAAATGGGGATGTATCAACGAAAGAAGAAATCAGTTGCACGAGGTGATACGACTAAGTGGAATGAATATTATCATAGACGACACAGATCACCCACTCATCATCAAAGTAGCATCCATTTCTGCAGCGAGAATGCAGGTGTATTTCATCGACAACGATGAATACTTCAGAAAAAGAGGCATGATTGCTGAAGCAGACGGAAAGGAATGTCCGGACAACCTTGAGAGAGCCGTGTTCTACGCAAGGGGTGTCATAGAAACTACAAAAAAACTCTGCTGGGTGCCTGATGTGGTCTATTGTCAGGGATGGATGGCTGCAATAGCACCTTACCTGCTCAAAACAGCATATAAGGACGACCCCGCTTTTGCAAATGCTAAGGTGGTGTTCGCTGCATACGAAGATTTTCCCAAACTTCAGCCACAACCTAATTTCCCTAACTGCCTGAATTTCAAAACCGCTACAAGCAAGGATGTGGAGAAAAAAGGAATAAAACTCGATGAGCCGGATGCACTTTGGAAATTAGCAGTAGAGTATGCCGACGCACTCATCGTTGGTGAAGAAGGCGTAAACGAAGAACTCATCAAAATGGCGCAAGAAAAGAATCTGCCCATTCTCATGAAACCTGCGGCAGAAAACATGGGAGAATCGTATGGAAACTTCTTCAACGCATTGGGTTAA
- a CDS encoding RNA polymerase sigma factor produces MNANELKKVIDTAAAGREEGYRKLFSEFGGIVFSLISRMVGDTADAEELTQDVFLKLFGTLQHYQQQGVGFAAWIRRIAYNKAIDHLRRTRPNTISIDDVPGFQLSVENEENVNVSELKIEQLMQAIANLPEKDRTLLHLFYIDDLPLKEIAFITSTDSTTLAMRLSRIRQRLKKQLASTL; encoded by the coding sequence ATGAACGCAAACGAACTGAAAAAAGTCATAGACACTGCAGCCGCAGGTAGAGAAGAGGGCTACCGAAAACTCTTCTCTGAGTTTGGTGGCATTGTGTTTTCGCTTATAAGCCGCATGGTGGGAGATACTGCAGATGCAGAAGAACTAACTCAGGATGTTTTTCTTAAACTCTTTGGTACATTACAGCACTATCAACAGCAAGGAGTAGGTTTCGCTGCGTGGATTAGGCGTATAGCCTATAACAAAGCTATTGACCATCTGCGTCGGACACGCCCTAATACGATTTCGATCGATGATGTGCCGGGCTTTCAATTAAGTGTTGAGAATGAAGAAAATGTGAATGTTTCTGAGTTGAAAATCGAGCAACTTATGCAAGCTATCGCAAATCTTCCTGAAAAAGACCGAACATTGTTGCATCTGTTTTATATTGATGACCTGCCCTTGAAAGAAATTGCTTTCATCACTTCAACTGATTCCACAACTTTAGCTATGCGTTTATCGCGCATCAGACAAAGACTAAAAAAACAATTAGCATCAACACTCTAA
- the panC gene encoding pantoate--beta-alanine ligase, whose amino-acid sequence MEVVTTVRALRRYISGARQEGKTIGLVPTMGALHEGHASLVRTSVKENDCTVVSVFVNPTQFNNKNDLRTYPRTLDADCALLESLHADCVFAPSVEEVYPEPDTRVFSYPPTDVVMEGSRRPGHFNGVCQVVSKLFYFVEPDRAYLGEKDYQQIAVVRAMVNDLKLNIEIRPCPIVREASGLAMSSRNTLLTETERKTACNIYKELHSSLRYAKNHSVDETRQRVIDRLNSIEGLEVEYYEIVDGDTLQSISDWADALHVVGCITVYCGSIPVRLIDNIKYK is encoded by the coding sequence ATGGAAGTTGTAACAACAGTTCGTGCGCTCCGCCGGTATATTTCCGGCGCTCGCCAGGAAGGCAAGACGATAGGTCTTGTACCAACGATGGGTGCGCTTCATGAGGGTCATGCTTCACTTGTTCGCACAAGTGTTAAAGAAAACGATTGCACGGTTGTCAGCGTGTTTGTGAACCCCACTCAATTCAACAATAAGAACGATTTGCGCACATATCCCCGTACACTTGATGCGGACTGTGCTCTTTTAGAAAGTCTTCATGCCGATTGTGTCTTTGCACCGAGTGTGGAGGAAGTATATCCCGAGCCAGACACGCGAGTATTCAGTTATCCTCCCACCGATGTGGTAATGGAGGGCAGCCGTCGTCCCGGTCATTTCAACGGTGTTTGTCAGGTAGTGAGCAAACTGTTTTATTTTGTTGAGCCTGACCGCGCCTATTTAGGTGAGAAGGACTATCAGCAGATTGCAGTGGTTCGCGCTATGGTGAACGACCTGAAATTAAATATTGAGATTCGTCCCTGCCCCATTGTGAGAGAAGCGTCCGGCCTTGCTATGAGCAGTCGTAACACATTGCTTACAGAAACTGAGCGCAAGACTGCCTGCAATATATATAAGGAGTTGCATTCAAGCCTGAGATATGCCAAGAATCACAGCGTTGACGAAACCCGCCAGCGCGTCATCGACCGCCTCAACAGCATCGAAGGACTGGAAGTGGAATACTACGAGATTGTTGACGGCGACACACTTCAAAGCATATCAGACTGGGCCGACGCTTTGCATGTGGTGGGTTGCATCACGGTGTATTGCGGCAGCATACCTGTTCGACTTATAGACAATATCAAGTACAAATGA
- the panD gene encoding aspartate 1-decarboxylase — protein MTIKLLKSKIHCATVTEANLQYMGSITIDSLLMEACGLVAHEHVHVVNNNNGERIETYVIPGDRGSGCICLNGAAARRFQPGDVVIIMSYADMTPEEAAQWKPRVIFPDENNRV, from the coding sequence ATGACCATAAAATTGCTGAAATCGAAGATTCACTGCGCCACAGTTACTGAGGCGAATTTGCAGTATATGGGCAGCATCACCATCGACAGTTTGCTGATGGAGGCTTGCGGCCTTGTGGCTCACGAGCATGTCCATGTGGTAAACAACAACAATGGGGAGCGCATAGAGACCTACGTTATCCCCGGCGATCGGGGCAGTGGTTGCATTTGCCTGAACGGTGCTGCAGCCCGGCGTTTCCAACCCGGTGATGTCGTCATCATCATGAGTTATGCCGACATGACACCCGAAGAGGCAGCGCAGTGGAAACCACGCGTAATATTCCCCGACGAAAACAACCGCGTTTAA
- the hemW gene encoding radical SAM family heme chaperone HemW, protein MTALYLHIPFCESRCIYCDFFSSTQGDAVKERFTTALCSELAARSNEACGNSISTIYFGGGTPSQLPTRQLLRIFDTIHANYAVETDAEITLEANPEDVSTAFVKALMGMGVNRMSMGVQSFDDKILSFLHRRHNSDKARAAVREISDCGIGNISIDLIYGLPGQSIDGWQKDLNCAFGLPISHLSAYSLTFERETALWRMHEEGFVEETDDEISLRMYDLLCSRCEAEGFGHYEISNFSKPGYHSRHNSSYWNDTPYIGVGPSAHSYDGKDVRRRNASDLEGYIASEGLTGHTLEVLNEKDKYNDFVFTALRTREGLDLKSLEERFGRNRTRFVNEVAKRHLRIGLVEKNGSILRLTRRALFTSDDVISDYIIID, encoded by the coding sequence TTGACTGCACTATACCTCCATATCCCTTTCTGTGAGTCGCGATGCATCTATTGCGATTTCTTTTCGAGCACTCAAGGTGATGCAGTAAAAGAGCGTTTCACTACGGCACTATGCAGCGAATTGGCAGCGAGGAGTAATGAGGCTTGCGGCAACAGCATAAGCACGATATACTTTGGCGGCGGCACCCCCTCTCAACTTCCGACCCGCCAACTTCTGCGCATTTTCGACACGATACATGCCAACTACGCTGTAGAGACCGATGCCGAGATAACACTTGAAGCCAATCCGGAGGACGTGAGCACGGCCTTTGTGAAAGCATTGATGGGCATGGGGGTGAACAGGATGAGTATGGGTGTGCAGAGTTTCGATGATAAGATATTATCGTTTCTTCACCGGCGACACAACTCCGATAAAGCCAGGGCTGCTGTTCGCGAGATTTCCGACTGCGGCATAGGCAACATCAGCATCGATCTGATATATGGTCTTCCGGGTCAGAGTATTGATGGTTGGCAGAAAGACCTCAACTGCGCTTTTGGGTTACCCATTTCGCATCTTTCTGCTTATTCTCTTACATTTGAGAGGGAGACTGCACTATGGCGGATGCACGAAGAAGGGTTTGTGGAAGAAACTGACGATGAGATTTCACTCAGGATGTACGACTTGCTCTGTTCGCGATGTGAAGCAGAGGGTTTTGGGCACTATGAGATTTCCAATTTCAGCAAGCCAGGCTACCATTCACGTCATAATTCGTCGTATTGGAACGATACGCCTTACATTGGAGTTGGTCCCAGCGCTCATTCCTACGACGGCAAGGATGTTCGCCGCCGGAATGCTTCAGACCTGGAGGGATACATTGCTTCGGAAGGACTAACCGGGCACACTCTTGAGGTGCTTAACGAGAAAGATAAGTACAATGACTTCGTTTTCACGGCACTGCGCACGCGCGAGGGGCTTGACCTGAAGAGTCTGGAAGAACGCTTTGGCAGGAACAGGACACGCTTCGTGAACGAGGTTGCGAAAAGACACTTGAGGATTGGGTTAGTTGAGAAAAACGGTTCTATACTGCGCCTGACGCGACGTGCGCTCTTTACTTCCGATGACGTCATTTCCGACTACATCATTATCGATTAG
- a CDS encoding M6 family metalloprotease domain-containing protein, translating into MKKLLIITISILLTTAGYSTPPLRRTFQYRQSDGTMITATKSGNSDIGFYETTDGMAIGRKDGSFYYLINVDGDAIVSDFLAHDPSSRDAAEVAFVSQNGLRGSDLIQQSIAKRSPSLKSAALNADGLGTYGKSAPGTVCSQGQVAFPVIMVGFADKQFQKTTTREKIQRLYSEEGYNDEPNAIGSVRDYFIGQSNGMFVPEFQVVDSITLSRGYAYYGANGSGTGKDANVDTAVREAIDSAISHGVNFRDFVVARSGATTGVPCVIIYYAGPGEHSSYEEGCDDYLWAQWKALGYSATNIRFNSYFIGNELLQSYKLDSLKNIIPVSQEIDGIGVCCHELGHSLGLPDFYNTNNQNASVCMDYWSPMDYGHYINNGYSPIGYTAYEKGFLGWIAVEKLEGDARVCQLYPTTSGDGTVAYKVPNKNSSSNTTYPEYYLLENRQPGKWYPEAMGSGMLAIHVDYLAASWTANTLNNTTSHLRMTYLPADGTKQAWRNSHNYSDFAGDLYGNEVTEITNWPVYTGATLDAPIYNIKNEGGIVSFCYLDETVGISDIKTSLGDAEVFTIDGRKVLNGRNGLTRGIYIIRENGVRKRVFVR; encoded by the coding sequence ATGAAGAAATTACTCATTATCACCATCAGTATTCTCCTGACAACGGCAGGTTACTCAACTCCCCCACTCCGCCGCACATTCCAATACAGGCAGAGCGACGGCACCATGATTACTGCTACCAAGAGCGGAAACTCTGACATAGGCTTCTACGAGACAACTGATGGTATGGCTATAGGCCGCAAGGACGGCAGTTTCTACTACCTTATTAACGTTGATGGCGATGCTATCGTGTCTGACTTTCTGGCTCACGACCCTTCGAGCCGCGATGCGGCAGAAGTTGCTTTCGTCAGCCAGAATGGTTTGCGCGGATCTGACCTCATTCAGCAATCCATAGCCAAGCGCAGTCCGTCGCTCAAGTCTGCAGCCCTTAATGCAGATGGTCTTGGCACCTACGGAAAGAGCGCTCCCGGCACAGTATGCAGTCAGGGTCAGGTGGCATTTCCCGTCATTATGGTGGGATTTGCAGACAAACAGTTTCAGAAGACAACAACGCGCGAAAAGATTCAACGCCTGTATAGCGAAGAAGGCTACAACGACGAGCCTAACGCCATAGGCAGTGTTCGCGACTATTTTATTGGCCAGTCGAATGGTATGTTTGTTCCTGAATTCCAAGTGGTTGATTCCATTACTCTTTCAAGAGGCTATGCCTACTATGGTGCCAATGGCTCGGGTACGGGTAAAGACGCAAACGTGGACACTGCCGTCAGGGAGGCTATAGACAGTGCCATATCCCATGGCGTAAATTTCAGGGACTTTGTGGTGGCTCGAAGTGGTGCCACTACGGGTGTGCCATGTGTGATCATCTATTACGCCGGTCCCGGTGAACATTCTTCCTACGAAGAAGGTTGCGATGACTACCTCTGGGCACAGTGGAAAGCCTTAGGTTACTCTGCCACAAACATCCGCTTCAATTCCTACTTCATAGGTAACGAGCTGTTACAGTCGTATAAGCTTGATTCTCTGAAGAACATCATTCCCGTCAGTCAGGAAATTGACGGTATCGGTGTATGCTGCCATGAGTTGGGCCATTCTCTGGGCTTGCCCGACTTTTACAACACTAACAACCAGAATGCGAGTGTCTGCATGGACTATTGGTCTCCTATGGACTATGGGCACTACATCAACAACGGCTACTCCCCCATTGGCTACACCGCCTACGAGAAGGGCTTCTTAGGTTGGATTGCAGTAGAGAAACTCGAAGGCGATGCCCGTGTGTGCCAGTTGTATCCGACGACTTCCGGGGACGGCACTGTGGCATATAAAGTACCAAATAAGAATTCTTCCAGCAACACGACATACCCCGAATACTATCTTTTAGAAAACAGACAACCCGGCAAATGGTATCCTGAAGCGATGGGTAGCGGCATGCTTGCCATTCATGTGGACTATCTTGCAGCGTCCTGGACTGCCAATACGCTCAACAACACGACTTCTCACCTGCGCATGACCTACCTTCCTGCTGACGGCACAAAACAGGCATGGCGCAACAGTCACAATTATTCGGACTTTGCCGGCGATTTGTATGGCAATGAAGTGACAGAGATTACTAATTGGCCCGTTTATACCGGCGCCACTTTGGATGCTCCTATCTATAATATAAAAAACGAAGGCGGCATTGTTTCATTCTGCTATCTTGATGAGACCGTAGGTATCAGCGACATTAAAACGTCTTTGGGCGATGCAGAAGTCTTTACGATTGATGGCAGGAAAGTACTTAATGGCAGAAACGGCCTGACGCGTGGCATCTATATCATCAGGGAGAATGGTGTCAGAAAGCGCGTATTTGTGAGATAG
- a CDS encoding M23 family metallopeptidase, whose product MKFNKIICTTLAATALLFTTSTTLSAQDEVLKQTGRDFILSDDAEMVSLDNFMNDNGKIKNQKSINLNNGVTAEHLYAGLWNTTLAHPYKNVAKPDSFHIDMTGFHMPTPSRKVTSNFGYRPKFKRYHKGLDIKVNTGDTIYAAFDGVARVVRYDANGYGNYVVLRHENGLETIYGHMSKHLCKTDDVVKAGDPIGLGGNTGRSFGSHLHFETRFLGEAIDPALLFDFPNQTNVVDDFVYKKSDSHDGMVTARK is encoded by the coding sequence ATGAAGTTTAACAAAATTATTTGTACAACCCTTGCAGCCACAGCGCTGCTTTTTACAACAAGCACAACTCTTTCCGCACAAGACGAAGTATTAAAACAAACCGGTCGTGATTTCATATTGTCAGACGACGCTGAGATGGTATCTCTTGACAATTTCATGAACGACAACGGAAAGATTAAGAATCAAAAGAGCATCAACCTGAACAACGGCGTTACCGCAGAACACTTATATGCCGGCCTTTGGAACACAACATTGGCTCACCCATATAAGAATGTAGCAAAACCCGATAGTTTCCATATCGACATGACAGGTTTCCACATGCCTACTCCGAGCCGCAAAGTGACGAGTAACTTTGGTTATCGTCCCAAGTTCAAGCGTTATCACAAAGGTCTTGACATCAAGGTAAACACAGGCGACACGATTTACGCCGCTTTCGATGGCGTTGCCCGCGTGGTACGTTATGATGCCAATGGCTATGGCAATTACGTTGTATTGCGTCATGAGAATGGTCTTGAGACTATTTACGGTCACATGTCGAAGCACCTTTGCAAGACAGACGACGTGGTAAAGGCAGGCGATCCTATCGGTTTGGGCGGTAATACCGGTCGCAGTTTCGGTAGCCACCTCCACTTTGAGACACGCTTCCTTGGTGAAGCCATCGATCCTGCTTTGCTGTTTGACTTCCCCAACCAAACGAATGTCGTTGATGATTTCGTTTACAAGAAGAGCGATTCACACGACGGCATGGTTACGGCACGCAAGTAA